A window of the Tachysurus fulvidraco isolate hzauxx_2018 chromosome 6, HZAU_PFXX_2.0, whole genome shotgun sequence genome harbors these coding sequences:
- the osbpl11 gene encoding oxysterol-binding protein-related protein 11 isoform X1, translated as MQVETAGMRISESEGKLDVHTQSSFRTTSKSWQYSDHMENVAGYLMKYTNLVTGWQYRFFVLNNEAGLLEYFVNEQSRHQKPRGTLPLAGAVISPSDEDSHTFTVNAISGEQYKLRATDAKERQHWVSRLQICTQHHTEAMGKTNPPLKTRSLSAASQGSSSSPASQRKISHNTGSLLGLSQLQRGSSNYSSKHSVLRDHLVEAREMMTQAQDQHRDLVQCIEGLPASHNPSPLDQDLLLLKATSLATMTCLNDCLHILQLQQVARHRVPLGGPTIEWLEPKLPDVLKNGGTLASITKDSTKTQDTAVEPAEMDSCDIAGEQEDIDTEEEQEDSLTAEEEDLGAVEEERSVILHLLSQLKLGMDLTRVVLPTFILEKRSLLEMYADFMSHPDLFVAITDGTSPMDRMIRFVEYYLTSFHEGRKGAIAKKPYNPIIGETFHCSWSVPKTAESQGSVQKESSSASDCYNVRFVAEQVSHHPPVSGFYAECQERQMCVNTHVWTKSKFMGMSIGVSMIGEGNLHLLEHGEEYTFTLPSAYARSILTVPWVELGGKVNVNCAKTGYSAAITFQTKPFYGGKLHRVNAEVKHNPTNSVVCRVQGEWNGVLEFTYSNSETRVIDVLKLPITRKRVRPKEQQGPYESRRLWQHVTESLLQKDMEKATEHKRFLEERQRKEERHRNETETPWRTKYFERKGEGWVYHKPLWKSVPARSSSPAALQSNP; from the exons TGATCACATGGAAAATGTAGCCGGATATTTAATGAAGTACACAAATCTGGTAACAGGATGGCAGTACCG GTTCTTCGTACTAAACAACGAGGCAGGGCTGCTGGAGTATTTTGTGAATGAGCAATCACGGCACCAGAAGCCCAGGGGCACGTTGCCTTTAGCAGGTGCAGTCATTTCCCCGAGCGACGAGGACTCGCACACTTTCACTGTCAATGCCATCAGCGGGGAGCAGTACAAACTCAGag CTACTGATGCTAAAGAGAGACAGCACTGGGTAAGCAGGTTGCAGATCTGCACACAGCACCACACTGAAGCCATGGGCAAG ACTAACCCACCACTAAAGACTCGCAGTCTGTCCGCGGCCTCTCAGGGCAGTTCCAGTTCCCCGGCGTCCCAGCGCAAAATCAGCCATAACACCGGCTCCCTGTTGGGTCTCTCCCAGCTCCAGCGTGGCTCCTCCAACTACTCCAGCAAGCATTCTGTGCTGCGTGACCACCTGGTTGAGGCTCGTGAG ATGATGACCCAGGCGCAGGACCAGCACAGAGACCTGGTACAGTGCATTGAGGGCCTGCCGGCAAGTCACAATCCCTCTCCACTTGATCAGGACCTCCTGCTCCTTAAAGCCACCTCTCTGGCCACAATGACTTGCCTTAATGACTGCCTTCACATCCTGCAGCTTCAACAAGTGGCTCGGCACAGAGTTCCACTTGGAG GGCCGACCATCGAATGGCTGGAACCCAAACTGCCAGACGTGCTGAAGAATGGTGGAACACTGGCTAGCATCACCAAAGACAGCaccaaaacacaagacacagcTGTAGAACCTGCTGAAATGGACTCCTGTGACATTGCTGGG GAGCAGGAAGACATTGATACGGAAGAAGAGCAAGAAGATTCTTTGACAGCTGAGGAAGAGGACTTGGGAGCAGTGGAGGAAGAACGTAGTGTCATCTTGCATCTTCTCTCTCAGCTCAAACTGGGCATGGACCTTACCAGG GTGGTCCTTCCTACCTTTATCCTTGAGAAGCGCTCTCTGCTGGAGATGTATGCAGACTTCATGTCACACCCAGACCTTTTTGTGGCCATCACAGATGGCACTAGTCCAATGGACCGTATGATCAGATTTGTGGAATATTACCTCACTTCCTTTCACGAGGGCCGCAAGGGCGCGATTGCCAAGAAGCCCTACAACCCAATCATTGGCGAAACATTCCACTGCTCCTGGAGCGTGCCAAAGACGGCAGAGTCTCAAGGAAGCGTTCAGAAAGAGAGCTCCAGTGCCTCAGACTGCTATAATGTGAGATTCGTGGCTGAGCAGGTGTCCCACCATCCACCTGTCTCGGGCTTCTACGCTGAATGCCAGGAGAGGCaaatgtgtgtaaacacacacgtgTGGACCAAAAGCAAGTTCATGGGCATGTCTATTGGTGTGTCCATGATTGGAGAGG GTAATTTGCACCTGTTGGAGCATGGCGAAGAGTACACGTTCACTCTGCCATCTGCCTATGCCCGCTCCATCCTCACTGTGCCCTGGGTGGAGCTGGGCGGAAAGGTCAACGTCAACTGCGCCAAGACAGGCTATAGTGCAGCAATCACCTTCCAAACCAAGCCTTTCTATGGGGGCAAGCTGCATAG AGTGAACGCGGAGGTGAAGCACAACCCCACCAACTCTGTAGTGTGTCGCGTGCAGGGGGAGTGGAACGGTGTGCTCGAGTTTACGTACAGTAACAGTGAGACACGCGTCATAGATGTCCTCAAGCTACCCATCACCAGGAAACGAGTGCGGCCCAAAGAGCAGCAAGGACCTTACGAGTCCAG GCGACTTTGGCAGCATGTGACTGAATCCTTACTACAGAAAGACATGGAAAAGGCCACAGAACACAAGCGCTTCCTggaggagagacagaggaaagaggaaagaCACCGCAACGAGACAGAGACGCCATGGAGAACCAAATACTTTGAAAGAAAA GGTGAAGGCTGGGTGTATCACAAACCACTGTGGAAAAGTGTTCCAGCACGGAGCTCTTCACCTGCAGCGCTTCAGTCTAACCCCTGA
- the osbpl11 gene encoding oxysterol-binding protein-related protein 11 isoform X2, which translates to MQVETAGMRISESEGKLDVHTQSSFRTTSKSWQYSDHMENVAGYLMKYTNLVTGWQYRFFVLNNEAGLLEYFVNEQSRHQKPRGTLPLAGAVISPSDEDSHTFTVNAISGEQYKLRATDAKERQHWVSRLQICTQHHTEAMGKGSSSSPASQRKISHNTGSLLGLSQLQRGSSNYSSKHSVLRDHLVEAREMMTQAQDQHRDLVQCIEGLPASHNPSPLDQDLLLLKATSLATMTCLNDCLHILQLQQVARHRVPLGGPTIEWLEPKLPDVLKNGGTLASITKDSTKTQDTAVEPAEMDSCDIAGEQEDIDTEEEQEDSLTAEEEDLGAVEEERSVILHLLSQLKLGMDLTRVVLPTFILEKRSLLEMYADFMSHPDLFVAITDGTSPMDRMIRFVEYYLTSFHEGRKGAIAKKPYNPIIGETFHCSWSVPKTAESQGSVQKESSSASDCYNVRFVAEQVSHHPPVSGFYAECQERQMCVNTHVWTKSKFMGMSIGVSMIGEGNLHLLEHGEEYTFTLPSAYARSILTVPWVELGGKVNVNCAKTGYSAAITFQTKPFYGGKLHRVNAEVKHNPTNSVVCRVQGEWNGVLEFTYSNSETRVIDVLKLPITRKRVRPKEQQGPYESRRLWQHVTESLLQKDMEKATEHKRFLEERQRKEERHRNETETPWRTKYFERKGEGWVYHKPLWKSVPARSSSPAALQSNP; encoded by the exons TGATCACATGGAAAATGTAGCCGGATATTTAATGAAGTACACAAATCTGGTAACAGGATGGCAGTACCG GTTCTTCGTACTAAACAACGAGGCAGGGCTGCTGGAGTATTTTGTGAATGAGCAATCACGGCACCAGAAGCCCAGGGGCACGTTGCCTTTAGCAGGTGCAGTCATTTCCCCGAGCGACGAGGACTCGCACACTTTCACTGTCAATGCCATCAGCGGGGAGCAGTACAAACTCAGag CTACTGATGCTAAAGAGAGACAGCACTGGGTAAGCAGGTTGCAGATCTGCACACAGCACCACACTGAAGCCATGGGCAAG GGCAGTTCCAGTTCCCCGGCGTCCCAGCGCAAAATCAGCCATAACACCGGCTCCCTGTTGGGTCTCTCCCAGCTCCAGCGTGGCTCCTCCAACTACTCCAGCAAGCATTCTGTGCTGCGTGACCACCTGGTTGAGGCTCGTGAG ATGATGACCCAGGCGCAGGACCAGCACAGAGACCTGGTACAGTGCATTGAGGGCCTGCCGGCAAGTCACAATCCCTCTCCACTTGATCAGGACCTCCTGCTCCTTAAAGCCACCTCTCTGGCCACAATGACTTGCCTTAATGACTGCCTTCACATCCTGCAGCTTCAACAAGTGGCTCGGCACAGAGTTCCACTTGGAG GGCCGACCATCGAATGGCTGGAACCCAAACTGCCAGACGTGCTGAAGAATGGTGGAACACTGGCTAGCATCACCAAAGACAGCaccaaaacacaagacacagcTGTAGAACCTGCTGAAATGGACTCCTGTGACATTGCTGGG GAGCAGGAAGACATTGATACGGAAGAAGAGCAAGAAGATTCTTTGACAGCTGAGGAAGAGGACTTGGGAGCAGTGGAGGAAGAACGTAGTGTCATCTTGCATCTTCTCTCTCAGCTCAAACTGGGCATGGACCTTACCAGG GTGGTCCTTCCTACCTTTATCCTTGAGAAGCGCTCTCTGCTGGAGATGTATGCAGACTTCATGTCACACCCAGACCTTTTTGTGGCCATCACAGATGGCACTAGTCCAATGGACCGTATGATCAGATTTGTGGAATATTACCTCACTTCCTTTCACGAGGGCCGCAAGGGCGCGATTGCCAAGAAGCCCTACAACCCAATCATTGGCGAAACATTCCACTGCTCCTGGAGCGTGCCAAAGACGGCAGAGTCTCAAGGAAGCGTTCAGAAAGAGAGCTCCAGTGCCTCAGACTGCTATAATGTGAGATTCGTGGCTGAGCAGGTGTCCCACCATCCACCTGTCTCGGGCTTCTACGCTGAATGCCAGGAGAGGCaaatgtgtgtaaacacacacgtgTGGACCAAAAGCAAGTTCATGGGCATGTCTATTGGTGTGTCCATGATTGGAGAGG GTAATTTGCACCTGTTGGAGCATGGCGAAGAGTACACGTTCACTCTGCCATCTGCCTATGCCCGCTCCATCCTCACTGTGCCCTGGGTGGAGCTGGGCGGAAAGGTCAACGTCAACTGCGCCAAGACAGGCTATAGTGCAGCAATCACCTTCCAAACCAAGCCTTTCTATGGGGGCAAGCTGCATAG AGTGAACGCGGAGGTGAAGCACAACCCCACCAACTCTGTAGTGTGTCGCGTGCAGGGGGAGTGGAACGGTGTGCTCGAGTTTACGTACAGTAACAGTGAGACACGCGTCATAGATGTCCTCAAGCTACCCATCACCAGGAAACGAGTGCGGCCCAAAGAGCAGCAAGGACCTTACGAGTCCAG GCGACTTTGGCAGCATGTGACTGAATCCTTACTACAGAAAGACATGGAAAAGGCCACAGAACACAAGCGCTTCCTggaggagagacagaggaaagaggaaagaCACCGCAACGAGACAGAGACGCCATGGAGAACCAAATACTTTGAAAGAAAA GGTGAAGGCTGGGTGTATCACAAACCACTGTGGAAAAGTGTTCCAGCACGGAGCTCTTCACCTGCAGCGCTTCAGTCTAACCCCTGA
- the tgfbr2l gene encoding TGF-beta receptor type-2 isoform X2, whose protein sequence is MSNCNFSSFCNHAEEVCVAIWKKENDTVSVQTLCHNPQNVLENIMLSNTSSTECVMTSVPSENSMLFLCSCIRDHDCNDRLIFDKGANGFSRSRSKEVIPVVVISLAPPFLVAVIAAMAFYIYRTRHLSKQPKDWAPKRTHYQSLDPPEACAGEANTSDYHGKLLSLGEDANSDISSSCANSLNHNTEHLPIQLEALVGKGRFAEVWRARLNHSECGQYETVAVKIFPAVEYASWRNERAIFSDPNLKHENIVQFLTAEQRGGTASAPQRQYWLIMAYHALGNLQDYLVSHVLGWSQLCAMASSVARGLAHLHNDTTPCGTPKVPTAHRDLKSSNIVMKSNNECALCDFGLALRLDISLTVDDFANSGQVGTARYMAPEVLESRVNLEDLESFKQMDVYSMALVMWEMASRCDVIGEVKSYEPPFGSKVCDQPCVDSMRDLVLRDRGRPDIPLSWTIHPGMQMLSATITECWDHDPEARLTAHCVLERFNTMAQEELESSTVFVSIGSTTEQQDSPLPSNCTENDTGTSAACSPQAQTTVDVQASTSLRPLSEV, encoded by the exons ATGAGCAACTGCAACTTCAGCTCCTTTTGTAACCATGCCGAGGAGGTCTGCGTGGCTATATG GAAAAAGGAGAACGACACTGTGAGCGTGCAAACTCTATGCCACAATCCTCAGAACGTCCTGGAGAACATCATGCTCTCTAACACCAGCTCCACAGAGTGTGTAATGACTTCAGTGCCCTCTGAGAACAGTATGCTGTTTCTCTGCAGCTGCATCCGGGATCATGACTGCAATGACAGGCTCATCTTTGACAAGGGAGcaaatg GATTCTCAAGGTCAAGGAGTAAAGAGGTGATTCCAGTAGTGGTGATAAGCCTGGCTCCTCCTTTTCTAGTAGCTGTGATTGCTGCAATGGCATTCTATATCTACCGCACACGCCACCTCAGCAAGCAACCCAAAGACTGGGCACCAAAGCGTACACATTACCAGTCACTGGACCCACCGGAGGCGTGTGCTGGTGAAGCCAACACCAGTGACTACCATGGCAAGCTTCTTTCCCTTGGGGAAGATGCCAATTCAGACATATCATCAAGCTGCGCCAATAGTCTAAACCACAACACAGAGCATTTGCCTATCCAGCTGGAGGCCTTGGTTGGTAAGGGACGATTTGCTGAGGTCTGGCGAGCACGGCTTAACCATAGTGAATGTGGCCAGTATGAAACTGTGGCAGTAAAAATCTTCCCAGCTGTAGAATATGCCTCCTGGCGCAACGAGAGGGCCATCTTCTCCGACCCCAACCTGAAGCACGAGAACATTGTGCAGTTTCTTACTGCAGAGCAGCGCGGAGGTACAGCTAGTGCCCCCCAGAGGCAGTACTGGCTCATCATGGCTTATCATGCCCTGGGTAATCTGCAGGACTACCTAGTGAGCCATGTGCTGGGCTGGAGTCAGCTGTGTGCAATGGCATCCTCAGTGGCACGAGGTCTAGCACATCTGCACAATGACACAACACCATGTGGAACGCCCAAGGTGCCCACTGCACACCGGGACTTGAAGAGCAGCAACATTGTGATGAAGAGCAACAACGAGTGTGCTCTGTGTGATTTTGGCCTTGCACTGAGACTGGACATCTCTCTCACTGTGGATGACTTTGCAAACAGTGGTCAG GTTGGAACAGCGCGTTACATGGCCCCTGAGGTCCTAGAATCGCGTGTGAATTTGGAGGATTTGGAGTCCTTCAAACAGATGGATGTGTACTCCATGGCCCTGGTGATGTGGGAAATGGCCTCTCGCTGTGATGTTATAGGAG AGGTGAAGAGCTACGAGCCTCCATTTGGTTCGAAGGTGTGTGATCAGCCGTGTGTGGACAGCATGAGGGATCTGGTGCTGAGGGACAGAGGACGACCCGATATCCCACTCAGCTGGACAATACATCCG GGAATGCAGATGCTAAGTGCCACTATTACAGAATGCTGGGACCATGACCCAGAGGCACGTCTGACTGCACACTGTGTGCTGGAGCGCTTTAACACTATGGCACAGGAAGAACTGGAGAGCAGTACAGTCTTTGTCTCTATCGGCAGTACTACTGAGCAGCAGGACTCCCCTCTCCCATCTAACTGCACGGAGAATGACACTGGCACGTCGGCAGCTTGTTCGCCTCAGGCACAAACCACAGTCGATGTTCAAGCCTCAACCTCTTTAAGGCCATTGAGTGAAGTCTGA
- the tgfbr2l gene encoding TGF-beta receptor type-2 isoform X1, whose protein sequence is MELKGWRFTVFVFVLLSLLFQASAFTHITTNLCKWCDQSSPVCEDNICMSNCNFSSFCNHAEEVCVAIWKKENDTVSVQTLCHNPQNVLENIMLSNTSSTECVMTSVPSENSMLFLCSCIRDHDCNDRLIFDKGANGFSRSRSKEVIPVVVISLAPPFLVAVIAAMAFYIYRTRHLSKQPKDWAPKRTHYQSLDPPEACAGEANTSDYHGKLLSLGEDANSDISSSCANSLNHNTEHLPIQLEALVGKGRFAEVWRARLNHSECGQYETVAVKIFPAVEYASWRNERAIFSDPNLKHENIVQFLTAEQRGGTASAPQRQYWLIMAYHALGNLQDYLVSHVLGWSQLCAMASSVARGLAHLHNDTTPCGTPKVPTAHRDLKSSNIVMKSNNECALCDFGLALRLDISLTVDDFANSGQVGTARYMAPEVLESRVNLEDLESFKQMDVYSMALVMWEMASRCDVIGEVKSYEPPFGSKVCDQPCVDSMRDLVLRDRGRPDIPLSWTIHPGMQMLSATITECWDHDPEARLTAHCVLERFNTMAQEELESSTVFVSIGSTTEQQDSPLPSNCTENDTGTSAACSPQAQTTVDVQASTSLRPLSEV, encoded by the exons tatttCAGGCCAGTGCTTTTACACACATAACAACGAACCTTTGTAAGTGGTGTGACCAGTCCAGTCCTGTGTGTGAAGACAACATCTGCATGAGCAACTGCAACTTCAGCTCCTTTTGTAACCATGCCGAGGAGGTCTGCGTGGCTATATG GAAAAAGGAGAACGACACTGTGAGCGTGCAAACTCTATGCCACAATCCTCAGAACGTCCTGGAGAACATCATGCTCTCTAACACCAGCTCCACAGAGTGTGTAATGACTTCAGTGCCCTCTGAGAACAGTATGCTGTTTCTCTGCAGCTGCATCCGGGATCATGACTGCAATGACAGGCTCATCTTTGACAAGGGAGcaaatg GATTCTCAAGGTCAAGGAGTAAAGAGGTGATTCCAGTAGTGGTGATAAGCCTGGCTCCTCCTTTTCTAGTAGCTGTGATTGCTGCAATGGCATTCTATATCTACCGCACACGCCACCTCAGCAAGCAACCCAAAGACTGGGCACCAAAGCGTACACATTACCAGTCACTGGACCCACCGGAGGCGTGTGCTGGTGAAGCCAACACCAGTGACTACCATGGCAAGCTTCTTTCCCTTGGGGAAGATGCCAATTCAGACATATCATCAAGCTGCGCCAATAGTCTAAACCACAACACAGAGCATTTGCCTATCCAGCTGGAGGCCTTGGTTGGTAAGGGACGATTTGCTGAGGTCTGGCGAGCACGGCTTAACCATAGTGAATGTGGCCAGTATGAAACTGTGGCAGTAAAAATCTTCCCAGCTGTAGAATATGCCTCCTGGCGCAACGAGAGGGCCATCTTCTCCGACCCCAACCTGAAGCACGAGAACATTGTGCAGTTTCTTACTGCAGAGCAGCGCGGAGGTACAGCTAGTGCCCCCCAGAGGCAGTACTGGCTCATCATGGCTTATCATGCCCTGGGTAATCTGCAGGACTACCTAGTGAGCCATGTGCTGGGCTGGAGTCAGCTGTGTGCAATGGCATCCTCAGTGGCACGAGGTCTAGCACATCTGCACAATGACACAACACCATGTGGAACGCCCAAGGTGCCCACTGCACACCGGGACTTGAAGAGCAGCAACATTGTGATGAAGAGCAACAACGAGTGTGCTCTGTGTGATTTTGGCCTTGCACTGAGACTGGACATCTCTCTCACTGTGGATGACTTTGCAAACAGTGGTCAG GTTGGAACAGCGCGTTACATGGCCCCTGAGGTCCTAGAATCGCGTGTGAATTTGGAGGATTTGGAGTCCTTCAAACAGATGGATGTGTACTCCATGGCCCTGGTGATGTGGGAAATGGCCTCTCGCTGTGATGTTATAGGAG AGGTGAAGAGCTACGAGCCTCCATTTGGTTCGAAGGTGTGTGATCAGCCGTGTGTGGACAGCATGAGGGATCTGGTGCTGAGGGACAGAGGACGACCCGATATCCCACTCAGCTGGACAATACATCCG GGAATGCAGATGCTAAGTGCCACTATTACAGAATGCTGGGACCATGACCCAGAGGCACGTCTGACTGCACACTGTGTGCTGGAGCGCTTTAACACTATGGCACAGGAAGAACTGGAGAGCAGTACAGTCTTTGTCTCTATCGGCAGTACTACTGAGCAGCAGGACTCCCCTCTCCCATCTAACTGCACGGAGAATGACACTGGCACGTCGGCAGCTTGTTCGCCTCAGGCACAAACCACAGTCGATGTTCAAGCCTCAACCTCTTTAAGGCCATTGAGTGAAGTCTGA